Proteins co-encoded in one Ictalurus furcatus strain D&B chromosome 9, Billie_1.0, whole genome shotgun sequence genomic window:
- the LOC128612215 gene encoding cytochrome c oxidase subunit 7A2, mitochondrial, which translates to MFRYLTTLRQVARRPFSTSACRQVENKVAAKQKMFQEDNGLPVHLKGGPKDALLFSATMALTVFGTGYVLYELFQAAMPKKSE; encoded by the exons ATGTTTAGGTACTTAACG ACTCTGAGGCAGGTTGCTCGTCGACCTTTTTCCACCAGTGCTTGCAGGCAGGTTGAAAACAAAGTTGCTGCCAAGCAGAAAATGTTTCAG GAGGACAATGGTTTGCCTGTTCACTTGAAGGGAGGTCCCAAGGATGCCCTCCTGTTCTCAGCAACAATGGCCCTCACAGTCTTTG gGACTGGATACGTCCTGTACGAGTTGTTTCAAGCAGCAATGCCTAAGAAGAGTGAATAA
- the tmem30aa gene encoding transmembrane protein 30Aa: MMASGYSVKEEDSHRSGAAAAGGPSAEKSKKPDNTAFKQQRLPAWQPVLTAGSVLPAFFIIGLLFIPIGIGLFVTSNTVKEFELDYTGVEKSSPCFSCTQPFGLNQSCKCSVPFALKESFEGNVFMYYGLSNFYQNHRRYVKSRDDRQLNGNTYSLTNPTKDCAPYNTNNNMPIAPCGAIANSLFNDTFELYYVQDNGNKTRIPLVKKGIAWWTDKYVKFRNPSGDNLTAAFEGTAPPLSWHRPVYELDPMDPDNNGFINEDFIVWMRTAALPTFRKLYRIIQKNRDSLTPTLPRGNYTLEITYNYPVINFEGRKRMILSTISWMGGKNPFLGIAYITVGSICFVLGLVLVVIHYKYGNRNNNADIPN; encoded by the exons ATGATGGCGTCCGGTTACAGTGTGAAGGAAGAGGACAGCCACCGCTCAGGAGCCGCCGCTGCAGGTGGGCCGAGTGCTGAGAAGAGTAAGAAACCGGATAACACTGCTTTTAAACAACAGCGTCTTCCAGCCTGGCAGCCCGTCCTTACAGCCGGTTCCGTGCTGCCTGCTTTCTTCATCATCGGCCTCCTCTTCATCCCGATTGGCATTGGCCTTTTCGTCACGTCCAACACCGTCAAAGAGTTCGAG ctTGATTACACTGGTGTTGAAAAAAGCAGTCCCTGCTTCAGCTGTACTCAGCCCTTCGGTTTGAACCAGTCATGCAAATGCTCTGTCCCTTTCGCACTTAAAGAGTCATTCGAG GGCAATGTCTTCATGTACTATGGACTGTCCAACTTCTATCAAAATCACAGACGTTATGTTAAGTCAAGAGATGACCGGCAGCTAAATGGAAACACATACTCCTTAACT AATCCCACCAAGGATTGTGCACCATACAACACAAATAACAACATGCCCATTGCACCATGTGGAGCTATTGCCAACAGTCTTTTTAATG ACACATTTGAGCTGTATTATGTGCAAGACAATGGGAATAAAACTCGTATTCCTCTTGTGAAGAAGGGCATTGCTTGGTGGACTGACAAGTATGTTAAGTTCAGGAACCCTTCAGGAGACAACCTCACAGCAGCATTTGAAG GTACAGCCCCGCCTCTCAGCTGGCACAGGCCTGTCTATGAGCTAGATCCTATGGACCCTGACAACAATGGCTTCATCAATGAGGACTTCATAGTGTGGATGAGAACAGCTGCTCTCCCCACCTTCAGGAAGTTGTACCGCATCATCCAGAAGAATAGGGACAGCCTGACTCCAACACTTCCTCGTGGGAACTACACGCTGGAAATTACTTACA ACTACCCTGTAATTAATTTTGAGGGACGCAAACGCATGATCCTCAGCACCATCAGCTGGATGGGTGGGAAGAACCCATTCCTGGGCATTGCTTACATCACTGTGGGTTCTATCTGCTTCGTTCTGGGTCTGGTGCTTGTGGTTATTCACTATAAATATGGCAACCGCAACAACAACGCTGACATCCCCAACTAG